The Peptacetobacter hiranonis DNA window ATAGTAATATGTGGAGCTATCGGGGTTGTACTAGCAGCAACTTTAGTTAAAAACCTACCTATGGATATAATGAAAGCCATAGTAGTTGTAGTAATACTTTACACTTCTTACAGCATGTTAGCACCACTTGCTAAAGCTAGAAAAGCTAAATTAGCAGAAGGAAATGCAACAGGAGTAGTAAACGAATAGATATTATCAAAACAATAAACCTTATATAAAATTGTAAATGACTGAAATATTTTATAATAACTTTAAAATCAAGAATGTGTCGCGTACTTTCCCAAAATATAGAAAGTATGCGGCACATTTTTATTTTTTGTCAGGAAAACATTTCTTAAATTCATTTCAATCAAAAAAATATATAATAATAAAAATCACTCAAAAATAATAAAAAAATAAATATTAAAAAGTATCGAAATACTTCAAAAAAACGATTTTTACAACGTAAATAATAATATAAAATTATGAATAAAATATTGCAAAGAATAAAAAGCTTGTTTACTAAATAACCCAAATTTATGGTGTCATAAATGTAACTTATGTTAAAAAGTGAAAATAAAATGAAATTATTCAGAAAAATTAAAATAATATAAAAAATAATTAAAAATATTACAAATAAATGGTGATTATATTAAGATAATAAATAAAAATTGTCTGAAAAAGAAATAAAATATTGCAAAAGATAAAGATGCTTGTTATAATAATAACTTGAAAAGGGAAAACAATATCTACAGGTTTAAGTAATTGATAATAAAAAGCTATAAAACCTGTAAAAAAGGAAAATTTGCTTGAGTAAATTAAATTTATATTAGTAAAAAAAGAGAAATAAACCGAGAACAAAAAACAAACTAAAAAATTAAAAAAGGAGAATTAAAATGGCAACTCTAATAAGAATAATGTTAATCGGATTTACATCTATGTTCGCTGTAGTTTTTGGTAAAGATTTCAAAAAGACTAAAGACGCAAATCAGCTAGAAAACGAAAGTTTCAAAAAATCAGGAGCAATAGGATTTGTAGCTAACTTTGCAGATACTCTAGGAATAGGTTCTTTCGCAATAGTTGTAGCTATGTCAAAAGCATTAAAATTAAATGTAAAAGACAAACACATACCAGGGATGCTTAACGTATCATGTACAATACCAGCAGTTTTAGAAGCGCTTATATTCATAACATCAGTTAAGGTTAATCCAATAACACTTTTATCACTTCTAATAGCAGCTGCAGCAGGTTCTGTAATAGGAGCTAAAATAATATCAAAACTTGACGAATCAATAGTTCAGATAGTTATGGGTGTTGCTTTATTCATAACAGGAATAGTAATGTTCTGCGGATTACCATGGATAAACTTAATGCCAGGTGGTGGAACTGCACTAGGATTAAACGGAACAAAATTAATAATAGGTATAGTTGGTAACTTCATACTTGGAGCATTAATGACAGCAGGAATCGGACTATACGCACCATGTATGGCAATGCTTTACCTTTTAGGAATGTCAGAAAGAGCTGCATACCCAATAATGATGGGTTCTTGTGCGATGTTACTTCCATTCTCAGGTATGGAATTTATAAAAGAAGGTCAGTACCCAAGAAAATCTTCACTAGGAATAACAATAGGTGGTATATTTGGTGTGCTAATAGCAGCATTCATAGTTAAGAGTCTACCAATAAACATACTAAAAGTTTTAGTAATATGTGTAATATTCTACACAGCAACAACAATGTTAAAAGCAGGTTTAACAAAATTAAAAGAAAACAGAGCTGGAAGTATGGATTTAAATGTAGACTAGTATAAAAATTAATATATATTTATTGTGGAAAAGAGGGCTTTTGCGTTAATGCAAAGGTCCTTTTTTGAATTTAAAAAATACTGAAAAATCAAGCAATATCTTTTTATTTTTAAATTAAAAAAAGTATTGAATAGTTTAGGAATAGGGACTATAATCTATCATATGGAAGTAAAATAAATTAGGTTATTACAGTTTATGTCCTTTATGATAAGGGATAATTATTTTTGGGGGTCCTTATTATATAAGGGCTATTTATTATTAATATTTTAAAAAGGGTTAAAGAGGTGAATGTTGTGAAAAAAGTATTATTTCATTTAGCTGATGAAGATGAGAAGCTTAACGGCAATGGAATTGATTTTCTTTTAAAACATCTTGACTACAGTATAGGTGAAAAAGTACTACTTGTAGGAGATATCGGTCGTTTAGGGAAAGAGCTAAGATTAAGCGGGTTAAACGTAACAATACTTGAAGATTCAGATTATGAAGATATGTGCTATTCTCTAGTGCACAATGAAAACTGCGATTTTGTAAAAGGAAAATTAGAATATCTTCCTTTTGAAGACAATTATTTTAGCAAGGTTATTGTTCTTGAACAGTTTAACCATACTAGCAACTATGAAAAGGCGTCTTCAGAAATAAGCAGGGTTCTAAAAAATAATGGGGAGCTTATACTTGAAGATCTTAATATGGATAATATAAAAAATAAGATGAAATATTTAAAGAGAAGAATATGTGGTCTTTGTGCAAATCACTGTAATCCAAGTGATATAAAAAGAATATTCTCTAATTTAAGATTTGATGGGGTAATGGAAGATTTCGAAAGCAAGAGATATGTTTATGTAGCTAGAAAAAGAATGTTATAATTCTTAGGCTATAAAATATTTTGAAAGCAACATTAATAGAATGTAAAAAATATAATAGAATGATATAATTAATAGGTCTGGCAGTTTATGCCAGGCCTATTTTAGAATAGGGAGATGATTTTTTGATAAACTACGAGATAGTATTTGTCGTTCTTCTGTTTATGGTCCTTGTATCAATTCAGTTTACTTTGAACAAAATTTACGTAGAATTGAAGGATATTAAGAGAATGATGAAGAACAAGGAACTAGAAGAAATAACAGAAAATGAAAAGAAATTTGACTCATTTAGATTTTAAAATAATATATATGAAGATATTTGAATATACACTCACAATTTAGAAAGGATAGGTAATTGTTATGAAGATTGAGCTAGGTTATATAAAAAATGATATACAAAATATAGCAGATGCAATAGAAACTGTATTAAAAATAGATGTAACAATAGTAGACGAAAATCTTATCAGAATTGCGGGTACTGGGAAATATATAAGTAAGATTGGCGAGCAAATAGACGGATATGCTTTTAAGAAGTCGTTGCAGGACGGAGAGGTAATAGTTATAGATAATCCAAAAGTTAGCCCTATTTGCAAGGAGTGTTGTAGAGCGGGAAATTGTAACGAGTTTGGGGAAATATGTTGTCCTATAGTCTGTGACGGGAAATCTTACGGTGTGATAGGTCTTATAGCATTCTCTGAGGAGCAGAGAAAGATAATTGAAACTAATAGCGATGGAATGGTAAATTTCCTTACGAGAATGGCAGATTTATTGTCTGGGAAATTAAAAGCAGCTATAAAATCTTATGAACTCGATATTGAAAAGAAGAAGCTTGAGACTTTGGTAGACGGTATGGATAAGTCTGTTGTGTCTATAGATGTCGATGGCAGAATTGATAGATACAATTTAAAGTTTAAAAAGATGTTCAATATAAAGGACGATATTACAGGGAAGATTATTTTTGATATTTTTAAATTTATCAAAATTCCAGATAAGTATAGAAAGGGACACTCTTTTAGTGCGAGCTTTAGCTACAAGGGTGGAGGAAAGTCTATTAAAGGTATCTACAATATGAGCAGGATTGAGCTTAATGGCGAGATTAAAGGGTATGTTATAGACTTTACCGATAAAAAAGAAGCTATTAAAAACTACAACAAGATGAATAAAGATAGAAGTATAATGA harbors:
- a CDS encoding sulfite exporter TauE/SafE family protein, which gives rise to MATLIRIMLIGFTSMFAVVFGKDFKKTKDANQLENESFKKSGAIGFVANFADTLGIGSFAIVVAMSKALKLNVKDKHIPGMLNVSCTIPAVLEALIFITSVKVNPITLLSLLIAAAAGSVIGAKIISKLDESIVQIVMGVALFITGIVMFCGLPWINLMPGGGTALGLNGTKLIIGIVGNFILGALMTAGIGLYAPCMAMLYLLGMSERAAYPIMMGSCAMLLPFSGMEFIKEGQYPRKSSLGITIGGIFGVLIAAFIVKSLPINILKVLVICVIFYTATTMLKAGLTKLKENRAGSMDLNVD
- a CDS encoding class I SAM-dependent methyltransferase, coding for MKKVLFHLADEDEKLNGNGIDFLLKHLDYSIGEKVLLVGDIGRLGKELRLSGLNVTILEDSDYEDMCYSLVHNENCDFVKGKLEYLPFEDNYFSKVIVLEQFNHTSNYEKASSEISRVLKNNGELILEDLNMDNIKNKMKYLKRRICGLCANHCNPSDIKRIFSNLRFDGVMEDFESKRYVYVARKRML